A part of Carettochelys insculpta isolate YL-2023 chromosome 1, ASM3395843v1, whole genome shotgun sequence genomic DNA contains:
- the LPAR6 gene encoding lysophosphatidic acid receptor 6 yields MVSSNCSTEDSFKYTLYGCTFSLVFVLGLISNCVAIYIFTFTLKMRNETTTYMLNLAISDLLFVFTLPFRIYYFAVRNWPFGDILCKISVTMFYTNMYGSIFFLTCISVDRFLAIVYPFWSKTLRTKRNAKIVCVVVWITVIAGSMPASFFRSTVVRNDTGSEQRTCFENFSESIWKTYISRIVIFIEIVGFFIPLILNVTCSTMVLRTLNKPVTLSRNKLSKKKVLKMIFVHLVIFCFCFVPYNITLILYSLMRTQTWINCSLITAVRTMYPITLCIAVSNCCFDPIVYYFTSDTIQNSIKKNRASRQRDSRFCEIQTNENFIQHSLQTLKAKIFDNESTL; encoded by the coding sequence ATGGTAAGCTCTAATTGTTCCACAGAGGACTCCTTTAAATATACTTTATATGGATGTACCTTCAGCCTGGTGTTTGTCCTTGGTCTAATATCAAATTGCGTTGCTATATACATTTTTACTTTCACATTAAAAATGCGAAATGAAACGACAACTTACATGCTTAACTTAGCAATAtccgatctgctttttgtgtttaCTTTACCCTTCAGAATTTATTATTTTGCAGTAAGAAACTGGCCGTTTGGAGATATACTTTGCAAGATTTCTGTCACGATGTTTTATACAAACATGTACGGAAGCATTTTCTTCTTGACTTGTATAAGCGTGGATCGCTTTTTAGCCATAGTTTACCCATTTTGGTCTAAGACTCTTAGAaccaaaagaaatgcaaaaattgTCTGTGTTGTCGTATGGATAACTGTGATAGCAGGAAGCATGCCAGCAAGTTTTTTTCGTTCTACGGTGGTCCGAAATGACACTGGATCTGAACAACGCACgtgttttgaaaatttttctGAGAGTATATGGAAAACTTATATATCAAGAATTGTGATCTTCATTGAAATTGTGGGATTTTTTATTCCACTTATCTTAAACGTGACCTGTTCTACGATGGTTTTAAGGACTTTGAATAAACCGGTTACATTAAGTCGGAACAAGTTAAGCAAAAAAAAGGTACTCAAAATGATTTTTGTTCATTTGGTgatattttgtttctgttttgttccatATAACATCACCTTAATACTTTACTCTCTTATGAGAACACAAACATGGATTAACTGTTCATTAATAACTGCTGTCAGGACTATGTATCCTATCACTCTCTGCATTGCAGTTTCAAATTGTTGTTTTGACCCAATAGTATACTATTTCACATCTGACACTATTCAAAACTCAATAAAAAAGAACAGGGCAAGTAGACAACGGGATTCCAGATTCTGTGAAATTCAAACTAATGAAAACTTTATTCAACACAGCCTCCAGACTTTAAAAGCTAAAATATTTGACAATGAATCTACACTATAA